A window from Branchiostoma lanceolatum isolate klBraLanc5 chromosome 9, klBraLanc5.hap2, whole genome shotgun sequence encodes these proteins:
- the LOC136442331 gene encoding peptidyl-prolyl cis-trans isomerase-like 3, with translation MAVTLHTDVGDIKIELFCEQSPKSCENFLALAASDYYKGNVFHRNIKGFMVQTGDPTGTGKGGSSIWGGKFEDEISDTLKHNVRGVVSMANSGPNTNGSQFFITYAKQPHLDMKYTIFGKVIDGLDTLDELEKLPVEERSYKPLSDVRVSDITIHANPFAD, from the exons ATG GCTGTGACGTTACACACGGATGTCGGCGACATCAAGATAGAACTGTTTTGTGAGCAGAGCCCGAAATCATGTGAG AATTTCTTGGCTCTTGCTGCTAGTGACTACTACAAAGGCAATGTCTTTCACAG AAACATCAAAGGGTTCATGGTTCAGACGGGAGATCCCACAGGCACGGGGAAGGGGGGGAGCAGCATCTGGGGAGGCAAGTTTGAGGACGAGATCAGCGACACGTTAAAG CACAACGTCCGTGGGGTGGTTTCCATGGCGAACAGCGGACCCAACACGAACGGTTCTCAGTTCTTCATCACGTACGCCAAACAGCCGCATCTCGACATGAAGTACACCATCTTTGGAAA AGTGATAGACGGCCTGGACACCCTGGATGAGCTTGAGAAGCTGCCGGTGGAGGAGAGAAGCTACAAACCGCTGTCTGACGTCAGAGTATCCGACatcaccat ACATGCCAACCCCTTCGCTGACTAG
- the LOC136442295 gene encoding uncharacterized protein, with protein sequence MRTSLKNLSVLSTPSEFSSSVMGSKRDKERVKPRERGSSKTSTASRRPKGGRRSAERRLSGGDGRGQEETSPKRRHVRRDGRHDSSTPSMPVLSAVPTPSGADRRRSPSAALREEGEVSSDPEKRDTRRKDGNKRGGGADGADGSQHDGEVSESEKNNNVQRSPVPVTPSGDVRIAALEQSFFLLSDKMDTFQEMVMSQFDQSASRKRHTSSPEADVPEKRRRCDRGRQRSPCRDETEEESVSGGSEDGETVWKPFDPTDTVERHRWVADGIVAEETEAYFKHDRQCRGADLEAWQKKYDLPDNVPSTMVTPSFNDNVSRAVIDNDKKQEDVPGALQDAVRRSQLPLLAGPGDEGERPVVRE encoded by the exons atgcgcaccaGTCTAAAAAATTTGAGCGTTCTGTCAACACCCTCGGAGTTTTCCAGCTCCGTTATGGGCTCTAAACGCGACAAGGAGCGCGTTAAGCCCCGCGAACGAGGTTCCTCGAAGACTTCAACGGCCAGTCGACGTCCCAAGGGCGGACGTAGAAGTGCAGAGCGGCGGCTCAGCGGCGGAGACGGCCGCGGGCAAGAAGAGACAAGCCCGAAGAGACGCCATGTGCGCAGGGATGGGCGCCATGACAGTTCAACGCCTTCGATGCCAGTGCTGAGCGCCGTCCCCACCCCTTCCGGGGCGGACAGGCGCCGAAGTCCCAGTGCAGCACTTCGAGAAGAAGGCGAGGTGTCTTCCGACCCCGAGAAGAGGGACACTCGGCGGAAGGATGGCAACAAGCGAGGCGGAGGCGCCGATGGCGCCGATGGCTCTCAACATGATGGAGAAGTCAGCGAGAGCGAGAAGAACAACAACGTACAGCGCTCACCAGTTCCAGTGACGCCCAGCGGTGACGTACGTATTGCTGCTCTAGAGCAGAGTTTCTTTTTGCTTTCAGATAAGATGGACACCTTTCAAGAGATGGTGATGTCTCAGTTCGACCAGTCGGCATCCAGGAAGCGCCACACTTCGTCTCCGGAGGCGGACGTCCCGGAGAAGCGGCGGCGATGCGACCGAGGTCGACAGCGGTCCCCGTGCCGTGACGAGACGGAGGAAGAGAGCGTCAGCGGCGGTTCCGAAGACGGGGAGACTGTGTGGAAGCCGTTCGACCCGACGGACACGGTGGAGAGACATCGCTGGGTCGCCGACGGCATCGTCGCGGAGGAGACGGAGGCGTACTTCAAGCACGACAGACAGTGTCGGGGCGCCGACTTAGAAGCGTGGCAGAAGAAGTACGACTTGCCGGACAACGTGCCATCTACGATGGTGACGCCGTCTTTCAACGACAACGTTTCCAGGGCGGTGATCGACAACGACAAGAAACAGG AAGACGTTCCGGGAGCTCTTCAAGACGCCGTCAGAAGATCCCAACTTCCTCTTCTCGCCGGACCTGGGGACGAAGGCGAAAGACCTGTCGTCAGAGAGTAA
- the LOC136442271 gene encoding guanine nucleotide-binding protein-like 1, which translates to MPRKKPFSVKQKRKQLRDKRERKKDRTDGVKSQNLTYSDDEGQESEVTSVPCDEKVDVRRINEQPVFSKPGEKGYDPNRYRLHFMKESRAEIERRKKIAREQVISQVPETDLEVAIEDIYQPGSVLDMPKRPPWTYGESKVHLERKEETYFLTYLEKIYNTYSVERLSYFEHNLETWRQLWRVLEISDIILLITDIRHPVLHFSPALYDYVTTELGKSLVLVLNKIDLAPPALVVAWRSYFKSKFPQVEVVCFTSFPKEHAEDEKDPGTVLQKKRRRPGRNMKAVGPSELLGACEKICNGRVDLASWAEKIAAAEVGGETDDDKDEDTSAPDPPAETDQDRSSPYLQFRDGVLTIGCVGHPNVGKSSLMNGLVGSKVVSTSRTPGHTKHFQTIFLTPTVRLCDSPGLIFPSLTDKQLQVLSGTYPLPQLQEPYTSVGYLAARVPVVRLLNLRHPDNDPTQPQGARQEQWCAWDICDAWAEKRGFRTAKTARTDVYRAANSILRMALEGRICLCVKPPGYTKHQRDWEAHPETGEISALQDRSRGGAAEDSSSDFSSSVEEGGKEPARGRRDGEPQEEETVAMSSPFDLLADDD; encoded by the exons ATGCCGAGGAAAAAGCCGTTCAGTGTCAAACAGAAGAGAAAGCAGCTCCGGGACAAGCGGGAGAGAAAGaaag ACAGAACAGATGGGGTTAAAAGTCAGAACCTGACCTACAGTGATGATGAGGGTCAGGAGTCAGAGGTCACCAGTGTGCCCTGTGATGAGAAGGTCGATGTGAGGAGAATAAATGAACAGCCGGTCTTCAGCAAACCTGGGGAGAAGGGATATGATCCTAACAG ATATCGCCTGCACTTCATGAAGGAGTCCCGGGCAGAAATCGAGAGGAGGAAGAAAATAGCCCGGGAGCAGGTCATCAGTCAGGTGCCAGAG ACTGACTTAGAGGTTGCAATAGAGGACATCTACCAGCCAGGTTCTG TCCTAGACATGCCCAAACGTCCACCCTGGACCTACGGAGAGTCCAAGGTTCACCTGGAACGGAAGGAGGAGACCTACTTCCTGACCTACCTGGAGAAAATCTACAACACCTACTCCGTGGAGAGGCTCAGCTACTTCGAACACAACTTAGAG ACATGGAGGCAGCTCTGGAGAGTCCTGGAGATCTCTGACATCATCCTACTGATCACAGACATCAGGCATCCG GTTCTCCACTTCTCCCCAGCCCTGTACGACTATGTCACCACAGAGCTGGGAAAGTCTCTcgtcctggtgctgaataagaTCGACCTGGCGCCCCCTGCCCTTGTCGTGGCCTGGCGCAGCTACTTCAAGTCTAAGTTCCCCCAGGTGGAGGTCGTCTGCTTCACCTCCTTCCCCAAGGAGCACGCTGAGGATGAGAAGGACCCAGGAACAG TGCTACAGAAGAAGCGGCGACGCCCGGGTCGCAACATGAAAGCCGTCGGGCCCAGCGAGCTGCTGGGGGCTTGTGAGAAAATCTGCAATGGGAGAG TTGACCTGGCGAGCTGGGCTGAGAAGATTGCAGCTGCAGAAGTCGGCGGAGAGACCGACGATGACAAGGACGAGGACACGAGTGCGCCGGACCCGCCAGCAGAGACGGACCAGGACAGAAGCTCCCCCTACCTGCAGTTCCGTGACGGGGTCCTGACTATAGGATGTGTGG GACACCCCAACGTGGGAAAGTCTTCCTTGATGAATGGACTGGTGGGGTCAAAG GTTGTGAGCACGTCCCGCACCCCCGGCCACACCAAGCACTTCCAGACCATCTTCCTCACCCCAACTGTGCGGCTGTGTGACTCACCCGGACTCATCTTCCCATCACTCACAGACAAGCAGCTACAG GTGCTGTCGGGTACCTACCCGCTGCCCCAGCTGCAGGAGCCGTACACGTCGGTGGGATACCTGGCGGCCAGGGTGCCCGTGGTGCGTCTGCTGAACCTGCGTCACCCTGACAACGACCCGACCCAGCCGCAGGGCGCCCGACAGGAGCAGTGGTGCGCCTGGGACATTTGTGATG CCTGGGCAGAGAAGCGAGGTTTCCGTACGGCAAAGACGGCGCGAACGGACGTGTATCGGGCGGCGAACAGTATCCTGCGCATGGCACTGGAGGGACgcatttgtctgtgtgtgaagCCGCCAGGGTACACTAAACACCAGA GAGACTGGGAGGCCCACCCAGAGACCGGTGAGATCTCAGCGCTGCAGGACAGGAGCAGGGGAGGGGCAGCGGAGGACTCCAGCTCCGACTTCTCCAGCTCCGtggaggagggagggaaggaaccAGCCAGAGGGAGGAGGGATGGAGAGCCTCAGGAGGAGGAGACGGTTGCCATGAGCAGCCCGTTTGATCTCCTTGCTGACGATGACTAG